The following coding sequences are from one Macaca nemestrina isolate mMacNem1 chromosome 1, mMacNem.hap1, whole genome shotgun sequence window:
- the LOC105494580 gene encoding enoyl-[acyl-carrier-protein] reductase, mitochondrial isoform X4, with protein MIQGNYGLLPELPAVGGNEGVAQVVAVGSNVTGLKPGDWVIPANAGLGTWRTEAVFSEEALIQVPSDIPLQSAATLGVNPCTAYRMLMDFEQLQPGDSVIQNASNSGVGQAVIQIAAALGLRTINVVRDRPDIQKLSDRLKSLGAEHVITEEELRRPEMKNFFKDMPQPRLALNCVGGKSSTELLRQLARGGTMVTYGGMAKQPVIASVSLLIFKDLKLRGFWLSQWKKDHSPDQFKELILTLCDLIRQGQLTAPACSQVPLQDYQSALEASMKPFMSSKQILTM; from the exons ATGATCCAAG gaaactATGGCCTCCTTCCCGAACTGCCAGCTGTTGGAGGGAACGAAGGTGTTGCACAGGTAGTAGCAGTGGGCAGCAATGTGACCGGGCTGAAGCCAGGAGACTGGGTGATTCCAGCAAATGCTGGTTTGG GAACCTGGCGGACCGAGGCTGTGTTCAGCGAGGAAGCACTGATCCAAGTTCCAAGTGACATCCCTCTTCAGAGCGCTGCCACCCTGGGCGTCAATCCCTGCACAGCCTACAGGATGTTGATGGACTTCGAGCAGCTGCAGCCAG GGGATTCTGTCATCCAGAATGCATCCAACAGCGGAGTGGGGCAAGCAGTCATCCAGATCGCCGCAGCCCTGGGCCTAAGAACCATCAATGTGGTCCGAGACAG ACCTGATATCCAGAAGCTGAGTGACAGACTGAAGAGTCTGGGGGCTGAGCATGTCATCACAGAAGAGGAGCTAAGAAGGCCCGAAATGAAAAACTTCTTTAAG GACATGCCCCAGCCACGGCTTGCTCTCAACTGTGTCGGTGGGAAAAGCTCCACAGAGCTGCTGCGGCAGTTAGC GCGTGGAGGAACCATGGTAACCTATGGAGGGATGGCCAAGCAGCCCGTCATAGCCTCTGTG AGCCTGCTCATTTTTAAGGATCTCAAACTTCGGGGCTTTTGGTTGTCCCAGTGGAAGAAGGACCACAGTCCAG ACCAGTTCAAGGAGCTGATCCTCACACTGTGCGATCTCATCCGCCAAGGCCAACTCACAGCCCCTGCCTGCTCCCAGGTCCCGCTGCAGGACTACCAGTCTGCTTTGGAAGCCTCCATGAAGCCCTTCATGTCTTCAAAGCAGATTCTCACCATGTGA